In Lachancea thermotolerans CBS 6340 chromosome H complete sequence, a single genomic region encodes these proteins:
- the CDC25 gene encoding Ras family guanine nucleotide exchange factor CDC25 (similar to uniprot|P04821 Saccharomyces cerevisiae YLR310C CDC25 Membrane bound guanine nucleotide exchange factor (GEF or GDP-release factor) indirectly regulates adenylate cyclase through activation of Ras1p and Ras2p by stimulating the exchange of GDP for GTP required for progression through G1), whose amino-acid sequence MSLSRVSSHDEQTPAARAGSTRPVDVVVATCDFTPTKKAQLRLSAGDVVYVLGKNESGWWDGVTVCGRSPQRVARGWFPHNFTRSYREHKRGGLAAKCGAASSVAGTRSNRSGGSSRRSSLAAPPMPGHMDFGSSMRLGTVSEPNLSPTDSHAPHLKQDYRFDMRSNLAGQAGSRRPSMASGWSAGANSLSKSPSHSSNEQQSHGSQSQPQQVDPLQKSTADERRRRSHVAETDKMNVLGTDEVQMIFSNIHDNSPPIWTPVPTTEGKILYYNRDYDIYCSGLPLLQSPELNIKSVFSDHDWFVDIQERALTHNKKVLDKKEEPAGANGAATGPMSANTQSTSQNTRNHSGSRRPSVDEKSKNYLAATIISDSAGTGSRNTKINALKSDNLSPKRVAGDDTNTNTNSDSKAGIKTATENENDTEVAASDPGWWQKNPKHTLLAKEELFYHHRMDLRSWTEMRDTTLYFARKAYASFFQNDYHQFNRNFEVTAKFSIYYHNACRLLKGELIKNNVKREVRRILRQMTDAVSAISINGNLFFSSPQRFDISFSPSVQQQQLQQRHKSSVGSTGTAIQDPLRVSISTLNPLQPGDLQKLSISSNDILINEESQSLETKSKNDRDDRFGSVLSSYTIQAHSTAFDENSKISIQALFQTIDAQFSRFMICVRNLDALMKTKCSGGDILPQLFPRFFRDGFSGGAWTSTFQDQVISLTPRASLASLGSPLTGEAYQAVNNVFGSISSKAGTVESSILSKSTADNDRTSAIKGSPKAKNQKSLKFPLNEDTLALLKKRIDYFSTPTYASYGTLIDQPRTNKRNLEISANCHRELSHSVVIIEMLENLDLRFFLNMRNLAYNHALDEDSEELRQHTMTSSATLLMEFFDIKQALYDVTIKKVMDIQNLTLDDPFVFCSMAGDLSFGGEREEGSREEHVLKQERLAEAYRKRLVAEDVEVNDMTYFNPDTEVKATQISFLAVIDSTYQVVEQLIQARENVLNYAARMMKNDLISELTRGEQEKIFEDDKIDAKTSDAEIEHIGPKDFGDSSFTSDVPWYLDSEHEYSLIYDNQGRIKGGTKVALLEHLTSHRAIDASFNIAMLLSFRSIFTTSEFLHALVERYHLYPPEGLSFEEYSAWIEKKSTPVKTRVVNILKTLFSNYWTPAYYEPGIDDLVSFAQLATAQSISGAPALLVELKNRLSLKGNLKNFVPETIRFDESGHNYSGNALNPRVSTGGPAEFGAGYGFRMRKLKLLDIDPQTFAKQLTTKEHYLYSKITPFECLDRIWSKKYCYFGGSEDISKFISSANALTSYVSFAIVKQTNTKKRAKVLQHFISVAEYCYELNNFSSMTAIVSALYSSPIFRLKKSWSAVPEDSKKVLENLNTLMDPAKNFITYRNWLKTVHDVACVPFFGVYLSDLTFIAEGNPNCLHRSPEIINFSKRLRIVDILKEISSYQIIRYKFKRYDDIQSFIEESMKNIPNIEKQYEQSLRLEPRTEVSAGLSSGGTGMSKTDLGKKLEKKSRFMKNKKRPTKLVSL is encoded by the coding sequence ATGAGCTTGTCGCGTGTGTCATCACACGATGAGCAGAcgccagcggcgcgcgcgggtTCGACGCGGCCGGTGGACGTGGTAGTGGCGACGTGCGATTTTACGCCCACCAAAAAGGCGCAACTGCGGCTCAGCGCGGGCGACGTGGTGTACGTGCTGGGCAAGAACGAGTCCGGGTGGTGGGACGGCGTGACGGTGTGCGGCAGGTCCCCGCAGCGGGTCGCGCGCGGCTGGTTTCCGCATAATTTCACGCGGTCGTACCGCGAGCACAAACGCGGGGGACTAGCGGCGAAGTGCGGGGCCGCGAGTAGCGTGGCTGGCACGCGCAGCAACCGCTCCGGCGGCAGCAGCCGCCGGAGCAGTCTGGCGGCGCCCCCCATGCCCGGCCACATGGACTTCGGCAGCAGCATGAGGCTCGGCACCGTAAGCGAGCCCAACCTCTCCCCCACCGACTCCCACGCACCACATCTGAAGCAGGACTACAGGTTTGACATGCGGTCCAACTTAGCAGGCCAGGCAGGATCCCGCAGGCCCAGCATGGCATCCGGATGGTCGGCCGGCGCCAACTCACTTTCCAAGTCGCCTTCTCATTCCTCGAACGAACAGCAGTCGCACGGGAGCCAAAGCCAGCCGCAGCAGGTCGATCCGCTCCAGAAGTCTACAGCCGACGAGCGCAGGAGGCGCTCGCATGTCGCTGAGACTGACAAGATGAACGTTTTGGGCACGGACGAGGTACAGATGATATTTAGCAACATCCACGACAACTCTCCGCCCATATGGACGCCGGTCCCAACTACAGAGGGTAAGATCTTGTACTACAACCGCGACTACGACATATATTGCAGCGGGTTGCCGCTGCTACAGAGCCCCGAGCTCAACATCAAAAGCGTCTTTTCCGACCACGATTGGTTTGTGGAcattcaagaaagagccCTGACGCACAACAAGAAGGTTCTGGACAAAAAGGAGGAGCCTGCCGGCGCAAACGGCGCCGCCACCGGGCCCATGTCCGCCAATACCCAGAGCACTTCACAGAACACAAGGAACCACAGTGGTAGCAGAAGGCCTAGTGTGGATGAAAAAAGCAAAAATTACCTCGCAGCGACCATAATATCTGACAGTGCTGGCACTGGAAGCAGAAATACCAAGATCAATGCTCTCAAAAGTGACAATTTAAGCCCTAAACGTGTCGCCGGCGACGACACCAACACAAACACCAACAGTGACAGCAAAGCCGGCATCAAGACTGCAACCGAGAACGAAAACGACACTGAAGTCGCGGCTTCAGATCCCGGCTGGTGGCAAAAAAACCCCAAGCATACCCTCTTGgcgaaagaagagctcttttatcATCACCGCATGGACCTGAGGTCATGGACGGAAATGAGAGACACCACTCTATATTTCGCGCGCAAAGCTTACGCAagctttttccaaaacGACTACCATCAATTCAATCGAAACTTCGAGGTAACTGCTAAATTCAGCATTTACTACCACAACGCTTGCCGTCTTTTGAAGGGTGAGCTCATAAAAAACAATGTCAAGAGAGAGGTCAGGCGGATTTTAAGACAAATGACCGATGCTGTATCGGCCATTAGCATAAACGGGAATCTATTTTTTAGTTCTCCTCAAAGGTTTGATATCTCATTTTCTCCATCCgttcaacaacaacagcttcaacagcGCCACAAGTCAAGCGTGGGAAGCACAGGAACTGCTATTCAAGACCCATTGCGTGTCTCTATCTCGACCTTGAATCCACTCCAACCCGGcgatcttcaaaaacttagCATATCCAGTAATGATATTCTCATCAATGAGGAGTCCCAGAGTTTAGAAACAAAATCTAAGAACGACCGAGATGACAGATTTGGATCGGTACTTAGCTCTTACACCATTCAAGCGCACAGTACCgcctttgatgaaaactcTAAAATTTCGATACAGGCGTTGTTTCAAACCATTGACGCTCAGTTCAGTAGATTCATGATATGCGTTCGCAACTTGGAcgctttgatgaaaacaaagtgtTCAGGGGGCGACATTCTTCCGCAACTGTTCCCGAGGTTCTTTAGGGACGGATTCAGCGGCGGCGCTTGGACAAgcacttttcaagatcaagttATATCTTTGACtccaagagcttctttGGCAAGCCTTGGGTCTCCACTCACAGGAGAAGCCTATCAAGCTGTCAACAATGTGTTTGGGAGCATTAGTAGCAAGGCAGGAACTGTGGAAAGCTCAATCCTCTCCAAGTCAACAGCCGACAACGATCGAACAAGCGCAATCAAAGGTTCGCCCAAGGCCAAAAATCAGAAGTCCCTGAAGTTTCCTCTGAACGAAGATACGCTGGCTCTTCTCAAGAAACGAATTGATTACTTCTCTACTCCAACGTACGCAAGCTATGGCACCTTGATCGACCAACCAAGGACTAATAAAAGGAACCTTGAAATTAGCGCGAATTGTCATCGAGAACTCAGCCACTCGGTCGTAATAATCGAAATGTTAGAAAACCTAGATCTCAGATTTTTCCTAAACATGAGAAACCTGGCGTACAATCATGCCCTTGATGAAGATAGTGAGGAGCTGAGGCAACATACTATGACTTCTTCTGCTACTCTGCTTATGGAGTTCTTCGATATCAAGCAGGCCCTCTACGATGTCACCATTAAAAAAGTGATGGACATCCAAAACCTTACTCTAGATGATCCTTTCGTCTTTTGCTCTATGGCAGGTGATCTTTCTTTTGGAGGGGAAAGGGAAGAGGGCTCGAGAGAAGAACATGTTTTAAAGCAAGAGAGGCTGGCAGAGGCTTACCGCAAGCGTCTTGTGGCCGAGGATGTGGAAGTGAATGACATGACTTATTTCAACCCAGATACGGAGGTCAAGGCTACCCAGATTTCCTTCTTAGCAGTAATCGATTCGACGTACCAAGTCGTTGAGCAGCTAATTCAGGCCCGGGAGAATGTTCTGAACTATGCTGCGAGAATGATGAAAAACGACTTGATTTCTGAATTGACTAGGGGCGAACAGGAGAAGATTTTCGAGGACGACAAGATCGATGCAAAGACTTCTGACGCCGAAATTGAACACATCGGCCCAAAGGATTTTGGTGACAGCAGTTTCACGTCAGATGTACCCTGGTACTTGGACTCAGAACATGAGTATTCATTGATTTACGACAACCAGGGGCGCATCAAAGGAGGCACAAAAGTTGCTTTGCTTGAACACCTCACCAGCCACCGGGCGATAGACGCCTCTTTCAACATCGCAATGTTGTTGTCATTCCGTAGCATATTCACTACATCCGAGTTTCTCCACGCGTTGGTCGAGAGATATCATCTTTACCCTCCGGAGGgtttgagctttgaagagtaCAGTGCGTGGattgaaaagaagtccACCCCCGTCAAAACACGTGTTGTAAACATACTGAAGACGCTGTTCTCAAATTATTGGACGCCTGCATACTATGAGCCTGGTATCGACGATCTTGTGAGCTTTGCACAACTGGCTACGGCACAGAGCATAAGTGGCGCGCCAGCGTTGTTAGTTGAACTTAAGAACCGCCTTTCATTGAAGGGCAACCTGAAGAACTTCGTGCCAGAAACAATCCGATTCGATGAGAGCGGTCACAATTACAGCGGAAACGCCTTGAACCCCAGGGTTTCTACGGGGGGACCTGCAGAGTTTGGGGCAGGGTACGGATTTAGGATGCGGAAGCTCAAGTTGCTTGACATCGACCCGCAAACGTTTGCCAAGCAATTGACTACGAAAGAACATTATTTGTACTCCAAAATTACACCATTTGAATGTTTGGATCGTATTTGGAGTAAGAAATACTGTTATTTTGGTGGCTCTGAGGACATTTCAAAGTTTATCTCAAGTGCAAACGCTTTGACGAGTTATGTCTCATTTGCAATAGTAAAACAAACCAATACTAAAAAGAGGGCAAAAGTCCTACAACATTTCATTAGTGTTGCTGAATATTGCTAcgagctcaacaacttttcTTCGATGACTGCTATTGTTTCAGCCCTGTACTCCTCCCCGATTTTccgcttgaagaaatcatGGTCTGCCGTGCCTGAAGACTCCAAGAAGGTATTAGAAAACCTAAACACCTTGATGGATCCGGCAAAAAACTTCATTACTTACAGAAACTGGCTTAAAACCGTTCACGATGTGGCATGCGTCCCTTTTTTCGGGGTCTACCTTTCAGATCTGACTTTTATTGCTGAAGGCAATCCGAATTGCTTACATAGGTCACCTGAGATCATAAACTTCAGCAAGAGGCTAAGAATCGTTGACATACTAAAAGAGATATCCAGTTACCAGATAATCCGCTACAAGTTTAAGCGGTATGACGACATTCAAAGCTTTATTGAAGAATCGATGAAAAACATTCCtaacattgaaaagcaaTATGAGCAGTCCTTGCGCCTGGAGCCACGCACTGAGGTTTCAGCTGGTCTGAGCTCAGGTGGCACTGGCATGTCCAAAACTGACTTGGGAAAGAAGCTCGAGAAAAAGTCGAGAttcatgaagaacaaaaaaaggccTACCAAACTGGTAAGTTTGTAA